From a single Miscanthus floridulus cultivar M001 chromosome 8, ASM1932011v1, whole genome shotgun sequence genomic region:
- the LOC136475864 gene encoding glycerophosphodiester phosphodiesterase GDPDL7-like, producing MAAKWAQKTVVIPAHRRGCHLITPKILREIEGDLAGFKCGLAHFFLQHTSASLTINENYDSDVQADTETFLNRIVPEGHDAPWKHTMEGGPPQVIGRGGFSGLFPDSSQFAYQFALTASLPDVVLLCDLQLSSDRIGFCKTGLTLDNSTTVSEIFPKMERTYKLHGEDVHGWFSLDFTADQLAQNVTLIQNIFSRPSTFDGSQRMYTLDEVVELHPPQIWLNVQYNSFFLEHKLSSEDYILELPKDTLSYISSPEVEFLKSLGGKLKKAKTKLIFRLLNENIEEPSTKKTYGELLKDLKAIKEFAAGILVPKTYIWPVDKDQYLAPSSTSLVKDAHALGLEVYASGFANDIVLSYNYSYDPTAEYLQFIDNPDFSVDGVLTDFPVTASGAVACMAHSKGNPLPPPGKSRPLIITHNGASGMFAGSTDLAYQEAIKDAADIIDCTVQMSKDGTAFCMHSADISSSTTAATAFASKASTVHEIQNKSGIFSFDLSWSEIATLKPALISPFAQAGLQRNPLAKNAGKLMTLPQFLDLAKASNITGILIEIEHASYLAKRGIGMVEAVSSALTKAGYDKETKQQVFIQSDDSSVLAVFKKFTTFRRVLNIEAKISGASKPSVEDIKRFADTVRIHRNSVAQITGYFMTHFTDTVGSLQAANLTVFVGVLKNEFMNLGFDFFADPTIEVATYAFSVVADGIVTDYPATASSYFRSPCSDMKLNLSFSILPAQPGALVNLAAPGMLAPAGAPSPLLQPTDVVDPPLPPVKAMSGAGPSSDGEDLNEVIDTVEVESSTPGASSLLAKVAVAIGVAATATVISLVMKEPSSGPSFSLPQIVDASTQSDAAAATIGYTFSLFGKKVIIPEYTPGWVYFWLLMAAGFGLFISEEALNVWAGISLARTLCLDGTWQSLVTSFSVNASYIVSTVLWIYWGVCISDMIPFYLGKLFRQTRASEDISSKIGIGKEKALSISRAVQKYGNLIGFVERFSIGVRNPTAFLAGALGISADFFFAGVCFGCLFTLPIQLTVGFVLRERPVVALASVAAAVGIWTMFPYAAAACTALFFYFRGRKSSS from the exons ATGGCCGCGAAGTGGGCCCAGAAGACCGTCGTTATCCCCGCACATCGGCGGGGCTGCCACCTCATCACCCCCAAG ATTCTGAGGGAGATCGAGGGCGACCTGGCCGGGTTCAAGTGCGGTCTGGCGCACTTCTTCC TGCAGCACACAAGCGCATCGCTGACCATCAACGagaactatgactctgatgtgcaGGCTGACACTGAGACTTTTCTTAACAGAATTGTTCCAGAG GGCCACGATGCTCCTTGGAAACACACTATGGAAG GTGGTCCCCCTCAAGTCATAGGTCGAGGAGGATTCTCTGGCTTGTTTCCTGACTCGAGCCAGTTTGCCTACCAGTTTGCCTTGACTGCCTCCTTGCCTGATGTCGTTCTGTTATGTGATCTACAATTGTCAAGCGACCGTATAGGCTTCTGCAAAACAGGGTTGACCCTTGATAACTCGACGACTGTCTCTGAGATCTTCCCCAAGATGGAAAGGACATACAAGCTGCACGGAGAAGATGTCCATGGCTGGTTCTCTCTAGATTTCACTGCAGACCAGCTGGCGCAGAATGTCACAT TGATCCAGAACATCTTTTCGCGCCCAAGCACATTTGATGGCTCCCAGCGTATGTACACGCTTGATGAAGTTGTTGAACTCCACCCCCCTCAAATATGGCTTAATGTACAG TACAATTCATTCTTTTTGGAGCACAAATTAAGTAGCGAAGATTATATATTAGAACTACCAAAAGATACCCTCTCTTACATCTCCTCACCGGAGGTTGAATTCTTGAAAAGCTTGGGTGGGAAGCTCAAGAAAGCCAAGACAAAGCTCATCTTCCGGTTGCTCAATGAAAACATTGAGGAGCCTTCAACCAAGAAAACATATGGGGAACTTCTGAAAGATCTAAAAGCCATCAAGGAATTCGCAGCTGGGATTCTTGTGCCCAAGACATACATCTGGCCAGTGGACAAGGATCAGTACTTGGCGCCATCGTCCACCAGTTTGGTCAAAGATGCTCATGCCCTCGGACTGGAAGTGTATGCATCCGGATTTGCCAATGATATCGTCTTGAGTTACAACTACAGCTATGATCCCACTGCAGAGTACCTGCAGTTCATAGACAATCCAGACTTCTCTGTCGACGGTGTGCTCACGGACTTCCCGGTCACCGCATCAGGAGCTGTTG CTTGCATGGCTCATTCCAAGGGCAATCCTCTACCACCTCCTGGAAAAAGCAGGCCGCTGATCATCACCCACAACGGCGCGAGCGGCATGTTCGCTGGCAGCACAGATCTTGCCTACCAGGAGGCGATCAAAGATGCCGCTGACATCATCGATTGCACGGTTCAGATGTCAAAAGATGGAACGGCCTTCTGCATGCACTCTGCTGATATCTCCAGCTCCACGACGGCGGCCACCGCTTTCGCGTCCAAAGCCTCCACTGTCCATGAGATCCAGAACAAGTCTGGCATTTTCTCGTTCGATCTGTCATGGAGTGAGATCGCAACCTTGAAGC CCGCCCTCATCTCTCCGTTTGCTCAGGCAGGCCTGCAAAGAAATCCTCTAGCGAAGAATGCCGGCAAGTTGATGACTTTGCCCCAATTCTTAGACTTGGCCAAGGCCAGCAACATCACCGGTATACTGATCGAAATAGAG CATGCTTCATACCTCGCCAAGAGAGGGATCGGCATGGTGGAGGCGGTGTCTAGCGCGCTGACCAAGGCGGGCTACGACAAGGAGACCAAGCAGCAGGTGTTCATCCAGTCCGacgactcctcggtgctcgcggTGTTCAAGAAGTTCACGACGTTCAGGAGGGTGCTCAACATCGAGGCCAAGATCAGCGGCGCCTCCAAGCCGTCGGTGGAGGACATAAAGAGGTTCGCGGACACGGTGAGGATCCACCGGAACTCGGTGGCGCAGATCACCGGCTACTTCATGACGCACTTCACCGACACGGTCGGCAGCCTTCAGGCCGCCAACCTCACCGTGTTTGTCGGCGTGCTCAAGAACGAGTTCATGAACCTTGGCTTCGACTTCTTCGCTGACCCAACGATCGAGGTCGCTACCTACGCTTTTTCGGTGGTGGCCGATGGGATCGTCACGGACTACCCTGCCACTGCATCTTCCTACTTCA GGAGTCCATGCAGTGACATGAAGCTGAACCTGAGCTTCTCGATCCTGCCTGCACAACCTGGCGCTCTGGTCAACCTGGCAGCCCCCGGGATGTTGGCTCCGGCGGGAGCGCCGTCACCGTTGCTCCAACCTACTGACGTCGTGGACCCGCCACTGCCTCCGGTTAAAGCT A TGTCTGGAGCAGGGCCTTCTTCCGATGGCGAAGATCTGAATGAGGTTATTGATACAGTGGAAGTAGAATCTAGCACCCCAGGTGCTTCTTCACTCCTTGCAAAAGTGGCAGTTGCTATCGGTGTTGCAGCCACGGCCACTGTGATTTCACTGGTCATGAAAGAGCCTTCGTCAGGCCCTTCTTTCAGTCTGCCACAGATAGTTGATGCTTCCACGCAGTCTGATGCAGCAGCTGCCACCATCGGATATACGTTTTCTCTATTTGGAAAGAAAGTCATAATTCCAGAATACACACCAGG GTGGGTCTACTTTTGGTTGCTCATGGCTGCTGGATTTGGACTGTTTATCAGTGAAGAAGCTTTAAATGTTTGG GCTGGAATTTCTTTAGCACGAACACTTTGTTTGGATGGAACTTGGCAATCTCTTGTTACGTCATTCTCGGTGAATGCATCTTATATAGTCTCCACAGTGCTATGGATTTACTG GGGTGTTTGTATTAGTGACATGATCCCATTCTATCTAGGGAAACTCTTCAGGCAAACTAGAGCATCAGAAGACATAAGCAGCAAG ATTGGAATTGGTAAGGAGAAAGCACTAAGCATATCACGAGCAGTTCAGAAGTATGGGAACCTAATTGGCTTTG TTGAACGATTTTCAATTGGTGTTCGGAATCCTACAGCATTTCTTGCTGGAGCATTG GGTATATCAGCAGACTTTTTCTTTGCAGGAGTTTGTTTCGGTTGTCTATTTACTCTCCCTATTCAG TTAACAGTTGGGTTTGTCCTCCGAGAGCGGCCTGTGGTCGCCCTCGCCAGTGTCGCAGCTGCTGTG GGTATCTGGACCATGTTCCCGTATGCAGCCGCGGCATGCACAGCTTTGTTCTTCTACTTCCGCGGACGCAAATCCAGCAGCTGA
- the LOC136475856 gene encoding ribonuclease J-like isoform X1 produces MRYKVNIIAWRTYNSNRVFHHEWKSFKCSHTHIMAASATAFLILGVGRTGPSERLERPAAAAMVALASLSSLCPCGVARRRAASASPSSSAAVSISCCAVATPSSSGKGPQESRTPRRRLRKTEGATKSLEDSVKRKMEQFYEGADGPPLRVLPIGGLGEIGMNCMLVGNYDRYILIDAGVMFPDYDEFGVQKIIPDTAFIKKWSHKIEAVIITHGHEDHIGALPWVIPALDSTTPIFASSFTMELIKKRLKEFGIFLSSRLKVLRIKKRFQAGPFEVEPIRVTHSIPDCCGLVLRCGDGIIFHTGDWKIDESPVDGKIFDRQALEELSKEGVTLMMSDSTNVLSPGRSISESVVAGSLLRHISEAKGRVITTQFASNIHRIGSIKAAADLTGRKMVFVGMSLRTYLEAAFKDGKAPLDPSTLVKAEDMDAYAPKDLLVITTGSQGEPRAALNLASYGGSHALKLSKEDVLLYSAKVIPGNETRVMKMMNRLTDLGPKIIMGKDSGLHTSGHAYREELEEVLRIVKPQHFLPVHGELLFLKEHELLGRSTGIRHTTVIKNGEMLGVSHLRNRRVLSNGFVSLGKEDLQLMYSDGDKAFGTSTDLCIDERLRIASDGIIFVSMEIFRLQKEHGLAQSGLKGKFKITTRCLWLDNGRLLDALYKAAHAALSSCPVNCPLSHMERMVAEILRKMVRKYSGKRPDVIAVATENTMAGFSEHLNAKSSGNFGPSSATSHLSRSPATSLEGSYKTRPDNPEVDAEETLPEAVRTTPDDATTSSNGEAFFSSDLHQPKTLEHFWESFKSPTAVKIARIVNGGNKQNLGKIGIMGKDSPIQSAPAPVKSSKKNKWKPEEIKSLIQMRGEMNEKFQSVKGRMVLWEEISDTMLNQGISRTPAQCKSLWTSLVKKYEESKKDTKSMKTWPYFSAMDRILSQQGEMATKG; encoded by the exons CCAGTGCCACCGCCTTTCTTATCCTGGGCGTTGGACGGACGGGCCCGAGCGAGCGACTCGAgcgtcccgccgccgccgccatggtggCGCTCGCCTCACTCTCGTCTCTCTGCCCCTGCGGCGTCGCCCGCCGCCGCGCTGCCTCCGCCTCCCCCTCCTCATCCGCCGCCGTTTCCATCTCGTGCTGCGCCGTCGCGACCCCGTCCTCCTCAGGGAAAG GGCCCCAGGAATCTAGAACACCCCGAAGAAGGCTGAGGAAAACCGAGGGTGCCACCAAGAGCTTGGAAGATTCGGTCAAGCGAAAGATGGAGCAGTTCTATGAAGGGGCCGATGGTCCTCCTCTGCGAGTGCTCCCTATTGGCGGTCTTGGGGAAATCGGCATGAATTGCATGCTCGTGGGGAATTATGACCGATATATCTTGATTGATGCTGGGGTTATGTTCCCAGA TTATGATGAGTTTGGTGTGCAAAAGATTATCCCAGACACTGCGTTCATCAAGAAATGGAGCCACAAAATTGAAGCAGTTATCATCACGCACGGCCATGAAGATCACATCGGTGCGTTGCCTTGG GTCATTCCAGCACTCGATTCAACAACACCGATTTTTGCATCATCTTTCACCATGGAG CTAATAAAGAAGCGTTTGAAGGAGTTTGGGATCTTCCTCTCATCCAGGCTTAAGGTTTTAAGAATTAAAAAGAGATTTCAGGCTGGACCTTTTGAAGTCGAACCCATCCGTGTAACTCATTCAATTCCTGACTGTTGTGGCTTAGTGCTTCGCTGTGGTGATGGCATAATTTTCCATACTGGTGACTGGAAA ATTGATGAATCACCCGTGGATGGAAAAATTTTTGACCGACAAGCATTGGAGGAGCTCTCCAAAGAAGGTGTTACTCTT ATGATGAGTGACTCAACAAATGTTCTATCCCCTGGAAGATCAATCAGCGAATCTGTTGTTGCTGGTTCATTGTTGCGCCATATTTCGGAAGCAAAAGGAAGAGTAATTACGACACAATTCGCCTCAAACATACATCGAATTGGGAGCATCAAAGCTGCTGCAGATTTAACTGGTCGAAAAATG GTGTTTGTTGGAATGTCACTCAGGACATACCTTGAAGCTGCTTTCAAGGATGGAAAGGCACCACTGGATCCATCAACCTTG GTCAAGGCAGAGGACATGGATGCGTATGCCCCTAAAGATCTTCTGGTCATCACTACGGGTTCACAA GGAGAGCCACGGGCAGCTCTGAATCTTGCATCTTATGGGGGAAGTCATGCTCTTAAACTATCAAAAGAGGATGTCCTCCTTTATTCAGCTAAG GTTATTCCTGGAAACGAGACACGGGTAATGAAGATGATGAATCGTCTCACTGATCTTGGCCCAAAAATTATCATGGGTAAAGATTCTGGCCTGCATACCTCTGGGCATGCCTACCGAGAGGAGCTG GAGGAAGTTCTTCGGATTGTTAAACCACAACATTTCTTGCCTGTTCATGGAGAACTCCTATTTCTCAAAGAACATGAATTACTTGGAAGATCAACTGGCATAAGGCACACAACT GTAATAAAAAATGGTGAGATGCTTGGTGTGTCACATCTAAGAAACAGAAGAGTTTTGTCCAATGGGTTTGTTTCATTAGGGAAGGAGGATCTTCAG CTGATGTATAGTGATGGTGATAAGGCTTTTGGTACATCCACTGATCTCTGCATTGATGAGAGACTAAGAATTGCATCTGATGGCATTATTTTTGTCAG CATGGAGATCTTCCGACTTCAGAAGGAACATGGTTTAGCGCAGTCAGGTTTGAAAGGAAAATTTAAGATTACTACAAGATGTCTATGGCTTGATAATGGAAGATTGTTGGACGCACTCTACAAAGCTGCTCATGCTGCATTGTCAAGCTGTCCTGTGAATTGTCCACTTAGTCACATGGAGAGGATGGTAGCTGAAATCTTGAGGAAAATGGTACGGAAGTATAGTGGGAAGAGGCCTGATGTCATTGCGGTTGCTACGGAGAACACCATGGCAGGTTTCTCAGAACACCTCAATGCTAAATCATCTGGAAATTTTGGACCTTCCTCAGCTACTAGCCATCTGAGCAGGAGTCCAGCTACAAGTCTTGAAGGCAGTTATAAAACACGCCCAGACAACCCAGAGGTGGATGCTGAAG AAACCCTTCCTGAGGCCGTGAGAACAACACCTGATGATGCAACCACAAGCTCCAATGGTGAAGCATTCTTCTCTTCAGATTTACATCAGCCTAAAACACTGGAGCACTTTTGGGAGTCATTCAAATCCCCTACAGCTGTTAAAATTGCACGGATTGTCAATGGGGGGAACAAACAAAATCTGGGCAAGATTGGCATAATGGGTAAGGACTCACCAATCCAGTCAGCTCCTGCTCCAGTTAAATCTTCAAAAAAGAACAAGTGGAAACCTGAGGAAATTAAGAGCTTAATACAGATGCGTGGCGAAATGAATGAGAAATTTCAGAGCGTGAAAGGAAGAATGGTTCTATGGGAGGAGATTTCTGATACCATGTTGAACCAAGGAATAAGTCGTACACCGGCACAGTGCAAATCTCTATGGACATCGTTAGTTAAGAAATATGAG GAAAGCAAGAAGGATACGAAAAGCATGAAGACATGGCCGTATTTCTCGGCCATGGATAGGATTCTATCGCAGCAAGGGGAAATGGCAACCAAAGGATAG
- the LOC136475856 gene encoding ribonuclease J-like isoform X2, whose product MLGLCSQIMMSLVCKRLSQTLRSSRNGATKLKQLSSRTAMKITSVIPALDSTTPIFASSFTMELIKKRLKEFGIFLSSRLKVLRIKKRFQAGPFEVEPIRVTHSIPDCCGLVLRCGDGIIFHTGDWKIDESPVDGKIFDRQALEELSKEGVTLMMSDSTNVLSPGRSISESVVAGSLLRHISEAKGRVITTQFASNIHRIGSIKAAADLTGRKMVFVGMSLRTYLEAAFKDGKAPLDPSTLVKAEDMDAYAPKDLLVITTGSQGEPRAALNLASYGGSHALKLSKEDVLLYSAKVIPGNETRVMKMMNRLTDLGPKIIMGKDSGLHTSGHAYREELEEVLRIVKPQHFLPVHGELLFLKEHELLGRSTGIRHTTVIKNGEMLGVSHLRNRRVLSNGFVSLGKEDLQLMYSDGDKAFGTSTDLCIDERLRIASDGIIFVSMEIFRLQKEHGLAQSGLKGKFKITTRCLWLDNGRLLDALYKAAHAALSSCPVNCPLSHMERMVAEILRKMVRKYSGKRPDVIAVATENTMAGFSEHLNAKSSGNFGPSSATSHLSRSPATSLEGSYKTRPDNPEVDAEETLPEAVRTTPDDATTSSNGEAFFSSDLHQPKTLEHFWESFKSPTAVKIARIVNGGNKQNLGKIGIMGKDSPIQSAPAPVKSSKKNKWKPEEIKSLIQMRGEMNEKFQSVKGRMVLWEEISDTMLNQGISRTPAQCKSLWTSLVKKYEESKKDTKSMKTWPYFSAMDRILSQQGEMATKG is encoded by the exons ATGCTGGGGTTATGTTCCCAGA TTATGATGAGTTTGGTGTGCAAAAGATTATCCCAGACACTGCGTTCATCAAGAAATGGAGCCACAAAATTGAAGCAGTTATCATCACGCACGGCCATGAAGATCACATCG GTCATTCCAGCACTCGATTCAACAACACCGATTTTTGCATCATCTTTCACCATGGAG CTAATAAAGAAGCGTTTGAAGGAGTTTGGGATCTTCCTCTCATCCAGGCTTAAGGTTTTAAGAATTAAAAAGAGATTTCAGGCTGGACCTTTTGAAGTCGAACCCATCCGTGTAACTCATTCAATTCCTGACTGTTGTGGCTTAGTGCTTCGCTGTGGTGATGGCATAATTTTCCATACTGGTGACTGGAAA ATTGATGAATCACCCGTGGATGGAAAAATTTTTGACCGACAAGCATTGGAGGAGCTCTCCAAAGAAGGTGTTACTCTT ATGATGAGTGACTCAACAAATGTTCTATCCCCTGGAAGATCAATCAGCGAATCTGTTGTTGCTGGTTCATTGTTGCGCCATATTTCGGAAGCAAAAGGAAGAGTAATTACGACACAATTCGCCTCAAACATACATCGAATTGGGAGCATCAAAGCTGCTGCAGATTTAACTGGTCGAAAAATG GTGTTTGTTGGAATGTCACTCAGGACATACCTTGAAGCTGCTTTCAAGGATGGAAAGGCACCACTGGATCCATCAACCTTG GTCAAGGCAGAGGACATGGATGCGTATGCCCCTAAAGATCTTCTGGTCATCACTACGGGTTCACAA GGAGAGCCACGGGCAGCTCTGAATCTTGCATCTTATGGGGGAAGTCATGCTCTTAAACTATCAAAAGAGGATGTCCTCCTTTATTCAGCTAAG GTTATTCCTGGAAACGAGACACGGGTAATGAAGATGATGAATCGTCTCACTGATCTTGGCCCAAAAATTATCATGGGTAAAGATTCTGGCCTGCATACCTCTGGGCATGCCTACCGAGAGGAGCTG GAGGAAGTTCTTCGGATTGTTAAACCACAACATTTCTTGCCTGTTCATGGAGAACTCCTATTTCTCAAAGAACATGAATTACTTGGAAGATCAACTGGCATAAGGCACACAACT GTAATAAAAAATGGTGAGATGCTTGGTGTGTCACATCTAAGAAACAGAAGAGTTTTGTCCAATGGGTTTGTTTCATTAGGGAAGGAGGATCTTCAG CTGATGTATAGTGATGGTGATAAGGCTTTTGGTACATCCACTGATCTCTGCATTGATGAGAGACTAAGAATTGCATCTGATGGCATTATTTTTGTCAG CATGGAGATCTTCCGACTTCAGAAGGAACATGGTTTAGCGCAGTCAGGTTTGAAAGGAAAATTTAAGATTACTACAAGATGTCTATGGCTTGATAATGGAAGATTGTTGGACGCACTCTACAAAGCTGCTCATGCTGCATTGTCAAGCTGTCCTGTGAATTGTCCACTTAGTCACATGGAGAGGATGGTAGCTGAAATCTTGAGGAAAATGGTACGGAAGTATAGTGGGAAGAGGCCTGATGTCATTGCGGTTGCTACGGAGAACACCATGGCAGGTTTCTCAGAACACCTCAATGCTAAATCATCTGGAAATTTTGGACCTTCCTCAGCTACTAGCCATCTGAGCAGGAGTCCAGCTACAAGTCTTGAAGGCAGTTATAAAACACGCCCAGACAACCCAGAGGTGGATGCTGAAG AAACCCTTCCTGAGGCCGTGAGAACAACACCTGATGATGCAACCACAAGCTCCAATGGTGAAGCATTCTTCTCTTCAGATTTACATCAGCCTAAAACACTGGAGCACTTTTGGGAGTCATTCAAATCCCCTACAGCTGTTAAAATTGCACGGATTGTCAATGGGGGGAACAAACAAAATCTGGGCAAGATTGGCATAATGGGTAAGGACTCACCAATCCAGTCAGCTCCTGCTCCAGTTAAATCTTCAAAAAAGAACAAGTGGAAACCTGAGGAAATTAAGAGCTTAATACAGATGCGTGGCGAAATGAATGAGAAATTTCAGAGCGTGAAAGGAAGAATGGTTCTATGGGAGGAGATTTCTGATACCATGTTGAACCAAGGAATAAGTCGTACACCGGCACAGTGCAAATCTCTATGGACATCGTTAGTTAAGAAATATGAG GAAAGCAAGAAGGATACGAAAAGCATGAAGACATGGCCGTATTTCTCGGCCATGGATAGGATTCTATCGCAGCAAGGGGAAATGGCAACCAAAGGATAG